Genomic window (Candidatus Binatia bacterium):
GGTCTTGGTGCCCGGTGAAACTCTCGCTGCCCTGCGTGTCGAACATGTTATCTGCCAGCACGTATTGCTTGGCAATGTCCCAGTACGGCTTAATGTCGTTGGGATCGACGTACTGGTACGCGTACGTGCACTCTGCCTGCGGCCCCTTACCGGTCGCACCGAACTTGACGAGATCAAACCCGTCCATGCTCCCGTTGTCGAGCTCCGTGAGGTAGCCGCCATAGTGGTGGTCTAGGTCGTTGTCGTGACCGAAGTTGTTCGGTGGGAAACCGTCACCGACCAAGTTGACCTTGGTGAGCTGCACGGTCGTGGGGTACGTGATGACCGGTTGGCCTTTTCTCGCGCACGATTGCTGGATCGGGGCCGGCATCGCTGCCGCCTGTCCGCTCGTCGCGCCGTTCGCGCCCGGATACCTCGCGAAAAGATTATCGAAGCTACGGTTCTCCTGGATCACGACGATCACGTGCTGGATCGGAGTGCTTCCGCTGTGGCCGCGCGCTCCAGGGATCAATGCGCCGCCCGCTCCGCGTGAAGATAAGCCTCCGCCACATGCTGCGACGGCTACGGCGGCGAACGCCAAGAGAGCGAACCAGCGGCTTGAAACGCGTGCCGGCACGGCTGGATTACTCCGTGTCGACGGGGAGACCAGACGGCCGTTGCTTGAGGAAGAACGACTCGGAGTGCGTCGACTGGATCTTGTGAAACGCGCGCGGCGGCTTGCTGAAGTCGAAGACGTTGCCGATGCTCGCGGCGCGGACGTCCGGCGTGGCGGGCAACGTTCCAAGGTTCCAGTTGTCCTGGATGAACTTCAAAACGCTCGCGGACTCATACTGGGTGTGTTCGACGTGCGCCTGAACGTAAGGCGAGACTATGAGCATCGGGATGCGGAAGCCGAGACCGCCCTGGTTGTCCAAGAACGGCGGCTTGACGTGGTCGTAGAAACCGCCCGGGTCGTCCCACAGGACTACGATGGCGGACGAGTTCCAGTACTTCTTGCTCGTGCCGATCGCGTTCACGACCGATGCGACCCATGAAGGGCCGTTATCGACCGGAACCAACTTTCTCCCCACGTGCATGTACTCGGCCGGATGATCGGAGTTGTAGGCGTCCGGCGTGATCCACGCGACGGAAGGCAGCTTGCCGTTCTTGATGTCGTTGAAGATGACGTTTGGGTTCGTCGTAACGTTCGTGTGCCACTCCGAGCCTTCCCTGACTTTTTTGATCGCGTCGAACGCGCTCCAGATGCCCGCGCCGCCCTTGTTCGACCCGACGGTGTAGTACTTCCACGAGATCTTGGCGGCGTCGAGCTGATCGCGGACAGTACCGTACTTGAGGCACGGAAACGGTCCGGCGCCCATGAGGTATTGGCCGCCGGTCGTTATGAGCGTCGTCACCGTACCCGGCGGCGCGTCGCAGCCCCACGGCATGTTGAAGGGATTGTCGATAATGCTGTTATCGCCGTATTTTGAAATCTTGTAGTTGACGGCCGTGCCGCCGGCGATCAGGTCTTGATGTCCGGTGAAGCTCGAGCTGCCCTGCGTGTCGAACATCTCGTCGGCCAGTACGTACTGGTTTGCGATGTCCCAGTACGGCTTGACGTCGTTGGGATCGACGTATTGATATGCATAAGTGCACTCGGCCTGCGGCCCGCTACCGTCGGCGCCGAAGAGCGCGAGGTCGTACCCATCCATGTTGCCGTTGTCGTATTCGGCGAGGAAGCCCCCGTAGATGTGATCGAGGTCGTTGTCCGCTCCGAAGTTGTTCTTGAATCCGGCTCCGACCAAGGACACCTTGGTGAGCTGCACAGTCGTGGGGTACGTGATGACCGGTTGGCCTTTTCTCGCACACGACTGCTGGATCGGCGTGGGCATCGGCGCCGCCTGACCGCTGGTCGCGCCGTTTGCGCCGGGATAGGTCGCGAAGAGGTTGTCGAAGCTGCGGTTTTCTTGGATCACGACGATCACGTGCCGGATCTTCGTGCTTCCGCTATGCCCGCGCACACCAGGAATCAATCCGCTGCCGGCTCCGCCTGAAGAAAAGCCCCCGCCGCACGCCGCGATGGCCGCGCCCGCGAAGAGCACGAGCGCCCACAACCGCGGGCTCACGAGACGGCCACCTTCTGCGCGATGGCGTCGACGTCGTAGCCGAACTTCGAGGCGACGCCGGACGTCGCCGAGACGATCGCGGACATCTGGGCCGCGTCGAACTTCGGCTTGTAGTAATCCGGGAACGAGAGCTTCTGTCCGTACGCCTCGCGCGTCGCGGCGAAGCTCTGCGGGTCGAGCTCGGCGTGAGCGATGATGCGGTCGATGGTCGGGAGCGAGTCGGCGCAGAGGTCCTCATAGCGCACGGTGCACACGCGCCGCGCCAGCTCGGGATCGCTCTCGAGCTGGCGCGCGACGAAGCCATAGACGTAGGCCCAGTAGCGCGCCCGCGACTCGGCGACATGCCCGGAATCGAAGAGCGCCCGGATTTCCTTGAGTTCCTCGGGATTCCCGACGTTGGCCATCACCTGGTGCGGGCCAAACTCGTGGTGTCCGGTGAGCTCGATGATCTCGATCTGGCGTGGGTCGCTCTGCTCGAGCTCGGCCCAGATGCGGTCCTGCTTGATCAGCGACGCGACGTGGTCCACCGGATTGCGGATGTAGAGGAGGAAGCGCGCGTCGGGGAAGAGCTTGCGCAGGTACTGCATGCGCACGACGCACATGATCGCCTTGCTCACGTAGCGCGTGCGCCCTCGCACCAGCGCGAGCTTGCGCAGATGTTCGTCGTAGAAGCGTTCGAACGAGCGGTTCGACGTGGTGCCGTCGAGCACGCTGTAGTTCGCCTCGTCGTGGATGTGGGGGAAGAAGTGCTCCCACAGGATCTCCTCGCCCATCTCGGCGCTGTCGCGCGTCACCTCGATCCGATCGCGATGGATGCGCGGAACCGGCTTGCGCATAGCGTCGACGGGGATGCGCGGGAAGACCTTGTTCCACACGTACGGCATGTAAGGCATCAGGAAGTCGGCGTACTTGTGCGTCACGACGTCCGGATG
Coding sequences:
- a CDS encoding alkaline phosphatase family protein; the protein is MSPRLWALVLFAGAAIAACGGGFSSGGAGSGLIPGVRGHSGSTKIRHVIVVIQENRSFDNLFATYPGANGATSGQAAPMPTPIQQSCARKGQPVITYPTTVQLTKVSLVGAGFKNNFGADNDLDHIYGGFLAEYDNGNMDGYDLALFGADGSGPQAECTYAYQYVDPNDVKPYWDIANQYVLADEMFDTQGSSSFTGHQDLIAGGTAVNYKISKYGDNSIIDNPFNMPWGCDAPPGTVTTLITTGGQYLMGAGPFPCLKYGTVRDQLDAAKISWKYYTVGSNKGGAGIWSAFDAIKKVREGSEWHTNVTTNPNVIFNDIKNGKLPSVAWITPDAYNSDHPAEYMHVGRKLVPVDNGPSWVASVVNAIGTSKKYWNSSAIVVLWDDPGGFYDHVKPPFLDNQGGLGFRIPMLIVSPYVQAHVEHTQYESASVLKFIQDNWNLGTLPATPDVRAASIGNVFDFSKPPRAFHKIQSTHSESFFLKQRPSGLPVDTE
- a CDS encoding sulfotransferase; translated protein: MSTSTPQKFSVPAPFYWSVRTVHAGAPFFVGLGNLESGFLRGRLAATKVDRPVYICGLPRAGTTITLQMLSEHPDVVTHKYADFLMPYMPYVWNKVFPRIPVDAMRKPVPRIHRDRIEVTRDSAEMGEEILWEHFFPHIHDEANYSVLDGTTSNRSFERFYDEHLRKLALVRGRTRYVSKAIMCVVRMQYLRKLFPDARFLLYIRNPVDHVASLIKQDRIWAELEQSDPRQIEIIELTGHHEFGPHQVMANVGNPEELKEIRALFDSGHVAESRARYWAYVYGFVARQLESDPELARRVCTVRYEDLCADSLPTIDRIIAHAELDPQSFAATREAYGQKLSFPDYYKPKFDAAQMSAIVSATSGVASKFGYDVDAIAQKVAVS